The sequence below is a genomic window from Lolium perenne isolate Kyuss_39 chromosome 4, Kyuss_2.0, whole genome shotgun sequence.
GCTTGAGAGTTGGTGGGAAGGGTGATGAGTCGGGTTAACATGTTTTTTTCAAGTGGTTGGGACGGTACACTCCATCAGGTCGTCGTGAGGATTGTTGTTAACTTCAGGTAAAGGTTTCCATATAGCATTCAATAAAAAGATAGTAACTATTAACAATGAAAAAAGCCTTAGCAACATGCGGCCAAATttactagttttgaagatcttgtTGTGGAGTTTTTAAAAGTGATAGCGGATCGTAATCTTGACACATGGTTTGAATGTTATGacctttttaaaaaaaaaaattgtgaTGAATGCATGCCATGTGATGTGAATTGCTCTCTTTTCTGGTGTAATATTTAACTCTCAGACCTGTTTAGGAGCAtaatcttttttttccttttcagttgtacggACCACGTGACAACACACCACTCTAGCGGACGGCGCTGACTAGACGCGTCCATCGAAGTTTATTTTCGTATGCAAATGTAGGGCCCGGTTATTGTACAAAGTCAAGTCTACGGTTATGTAAAGTTAGGTTATGTTTAAGGTTAGAAACACAATGTGCTTTCTAGGGTAAAACCTTAGTCTCGAGTTTTCATGGGGATGTCCAAAAGCATCCATGCTTGATTGCCATTAAATTATTGGAGCTTTTGTTGAGCGTGGTGTTGATTTATTTTTTTCGTAGCATTTGCCTCTTTCGGATATTTGCATATCTGAACCGGTTCAGCTTCTACTTATCGTGTTGGTCGCCATCAAATATGTCACAAAATTATATCGCTATGTTGTGACAAGTTAAGAGACATCAAATCAGATGTGTAAATTTTTTATTTTGGATGGAGTGAAATAAATATAATTTGTACTAAACTATTATATTTAAGTAAATATTTTGTAGCTTGCCACAAGTCTTAAAATTAATATTATTTATTAATTCATATTATTTACCACATAACAATGTTCTTAAGTATTAGTTATAGTATTCTTTGTTACATATAGAGTTGTAATTATTAGAGTTGAAAATACACTCGCATTTTGCTACACTTAAAATATAATTTGTAACATAGTTTCTTCCGAGAGTTTTGTTTTTGAGAATTACATAAAACACATAGTGTATACATATTTTTTTGGTAGAGATATCTCAAGCCATTTGCCTAGCAAATATCTTAATAATATTTTCTGTGTATTATTAGGTGAGGGAGTGTCAACAGAAACTTGTAGTGTATAATTGGAACTAATCTCATTGTTGGTTATCCATTTTATTATGTTCAAATGTCGCTTGCCAGTTACAAATGGGTTAAACAATAAGTATATATTCGCGGCCTCATCATGTTGGAGCCAAGACATCCGtctcgttgttgcctggcatatttttttgcatgtagtttaagacAAACTTTGACCATTAGTTTGGTCAATAAAATCTATACCGTTAGATTCATATTCAAATAAGTTTCCCAATGATATAATTTTGTGACATATTTTCcatattttattgaccaaaataatggtcaaaattTATCTTAAACTACGTGCGTGCATGTTAAACCGATCCAGAGGAAGTAACTACCCTAATATGTTTATTTAACACATCGTGTTCTCACTGACCCCAGAGGAAATCCGCACAAAGAGTCTTGGGAAAACAATACTCTTATCTCCGCGTCTTTCTATCGACATGACTAAGAAGTGTATTGTTCAATTTTCCTTCGTGTCTAAGCTACCATTATAAACCAGTGTCACTAAAATAGTTGTATGGGATTTCCATGTAGTATGCTCTTATTATGTAATAATACATACCATCTGTGGTCATTTCTACTTAAACTTACTTGTGCGGTCCACGCATTCTGTAGTGTGAATCACGAGGAGAAACGGGCGATTGGTACTTAACCGGTAAATCATGGCGTTGCTAGAAAAATCGCTTTACCGTACTATGCCTatataggtttttttttttttgtagtgTGCCTATGTGTTGCTCTCCCGACCCCAACCCTCTCCTCTCCCGACCCCCACCTCAAtcctaaccgccgccgccgatagcaccgccggggcaaagacccacggggcgtggcggcggcgggggtccTTCCTCGTCGACGTGGCTGACGGCGGACGGGATCTCCTCCTCGACGCAAACAGCGGATCGGCCGGCACAtgtgatgggcggcggcggctctgCGCTGCGGACCCCTCTCCCGTAGGCTCTCCCCCGCAGCACaccggcaggggctggtggtgggcggcggccaggcccatggcctgcgccatcccaccccccccccctgcccgcctctcgccggtgattggaggcgatctcgggcttcttccgcgacacgaggtcgcccggggtagcagccttgggtacgacggtggaggtggccctcttcttcgccggagagggtcgacCTGCGGTTGGTGggggtggatctatcgatctatcacctTGTTCCGGTGGCGTGTTGGaggagcatggaagccggcgacggtgtcgccggtggagggttggagtggccagcccgggatggtcgccgacgtgggggtccggcctgaataaaggcggcggtcctagggcctcgcttgcgtgaagaggaagacctaccggaggcctggactcgtgatctggccggtgtgttgagttccggaaggctccgccggcgaatgtaatagtgctttttgcctggagtttgctggatcgatgtattcggtcgtgcgcacccatgattttattccgaccgactggttctggagggagcggcgcgaagctctttttctgtgttgacatcaagtaacTATGGatgcatgatgaaagtcggaagaagagaatttcatgaaggccggagaggaggactagctaagggaggttcaagtctccgcgctgttaagagacttgcttggtgtttcgggcttcacagcagaggtatgaaagtggggacgacaacacaggtgaagttcagagttctacctttcagggtgaaaacccaaggtctggccttaactggttgtgcctggcattgaccttgttggaggcattgttttgagagtggtgactatcttcagggtgaaaacctaagatctatgatcgggcgacgacggtgttagagcattgttcccttcttgtagacgtcgtttttggagagtcggtatttcaggtgttgtcttggcggtggatgtattgctgttgttaggtccgAGATGAtgcagcgggacttttgtttcttagttttcttttcttttttggttgtgtgatctttagggtggtgcgttgttgcagaggttggATGTAATTTGtatctttttgatattaatatattctctttatcgaaaaactCTCCCGGCAACTAAACATTCTGTATACGGGTGCACATTCTTTCTGTTGTGATGAGCTCCAGAATATTATAAAAGTGGTGTTTAAAATTATATTTGTTCTATTGTGGCTCCCTCGCGCTATGTTTGAGGTGTAATTTCCCATATATTTGTACTACAGATTTGATCGAGTAGCATGACTCATGAGGATGACGATGCGGGACTCTGATCGAGTCAATCAGTACTCAAATTTCTATAAAACTCTAGCCATTTCTATGACTTTCTCTCGTCTAATATAATACACATGGAAGGCTCTTGAAAAAAAAAGTAAATCAATTTTCCGGCTCGGAAAAGGGGAGTCAAATCCATCGGAACAAGAACCGAATGAATCAATGTGTATAATGTCCGTAACGAATGAATGAACAAGTCCTAGTGATATATGTACACAAAGGAACGAATGAACCAACGATCAACACCTACGACTACGGTCTACTGGCGGTGTGCAGCTACTTAGAAACAAATCGCGCACAAGGGTCAACCTCACGAACTCTGCAGTCTGCACTAGATCAAGCACCAATAAATCGAGCTAGTTATATCTAGACGAAGAGCTGGAGCAGAACCGGCGGCGCCTGTGCCACGACGCCGACGCCGGCCTCCTCGCGGTGCCTGCGCATGTGGCCGCCGAGCGCCTGCCCCATCTCGAAGGTGAGGCCGCAGACGTGGCACTGGTGCACTGCCGCCGGCTTCTGATCGTCTGAAGAAGTGGTCTTCTTTGGCTTGAGGGAGTAGTGGTCTCCGGCGAGGGCGAGCGCGAGGCCGTGGCGGCCGCGGAGGTGGCTGGTCCGGTGACCGCCTAGCGCCTGGAACGTCGGGAAGGAGCGGCCGCACGTCTTGCACGTGAATTCTCCGCCGGCAGCGCCCTCTGCACCTCCTGCCGCGCCGGCGCGCCTCAGCTTCTTCTTGCGCTCGGCCACGGCGCCGAGGGAGAGGGAAAGGGAAAGAGGCGCCTGATCTCTGTAGTGGTTCATCGAGGAAACCATGGGCGCGCGCCTGATCTCTGTAGCACGTACGAGTGAAACGGTGAACGAGAAGATGAGCTTGATTGAGGAGAAATCAAAGATGGTGGCACTTTGATGtggcatggtgtgtgcatgccCGGCCTTTTATAGTCGGCAGGCGAGTAGCAGCCATCTCAGGTGGTCTCACGTGTAGACCACGTCGGTGTTGACGTCGTCGAGGGCTGGAGGTACGTCGAGGCAACGCGTCCCGATTGTCGGTTTGAACAGGGCGATCGAGCAGAACCTTCTTCTCATCTTGGGTTTACTTGCTCGACATCGACAGGGACTGGAACACGCGCTTCAGCTGGTGGATATGGAAGGGCCCACGAAATGGGACGGAAGCTCACGGTGTTAAGCAAGCAAACCAACGTTGTCGTTTGCTCGTATGATAGTACTAGTACAGGTGAAATGTTTGCTTGACGTTGACGCGTCGGTCAGACCGCAGTCTTGCGCCCGAAGAATGAGACTACTCACACGGTTCAACATTTCCCTTTTTGGACTTGGCCCCTGTACGTTCTGAAAGGTGAAAATGGCTTTTCGTGTTTTCACCTGGATGCATCGCGCTGAATCTTCTTCGTAATGCCTAGAGATCACGTGCTCGTCAACGTCGCCTGATTTATATGGGTAGCTAGAGATCACGAACACGCGTGTATGCCtttcaccaaaataccactactcGTTAGGGCAATGTTTCATACACGGGTAGTAAATTTCGTGGAACCGCCACAAACTGTCAACTGGGGCAGTCATTGCACATTTGCACGTGTTTTGTGTATATGACTAGTACTACTTCAAAAAGAACATGAACCGAGGGACTCTAGGGTTTTTTGTTTGATACTCCAGAGTTATTTCTCGCATCCAGGGAGAACAAAACCGCTCGTTTGGTTACCCATGATGTTAACAATTTCTGCAGCGCACGCTTCATAAAGTAGCTCAGTTCATGTACGAGGAGGCACACTTTTTAGGCCGTCGCTAGCAAGCCAACCTATTCCCACGCTCGGTGGGAAAATTTTGCGCCAACCTCATGCAAGGGAGGGATGGTGGGAGCTCGCACCCATCCGGAAATAAATCCCGTAGGAAGAATTCAGGAACCCGACGCCGAATGACGCCGCCTATTTACACCACCCCGCCTCACCGCTAAATCAACGCGGCACCATTTTTTTCCCTTTCGAGCTCTCCGTCAAGGGCAGCTTCTTCATCAACGATCAGGTAAGCGATGCCATCTTTTTGGAAGGTGGAGCTCTGCTGACGCAGGTCATCTTTCGTCGCCTTCCAGACATGCCGTCTTCCTCAAATGACCGCCAGTTCATTGTGAGTATCATAGAAACCTACCAGGGGTAGCTTAGATCGGTTAGTTCCCGGCTGCTAGTTATTGCAATGGTTGTCGCCGTCTTTCCTATGCTTCAACTATCCGTAGGGCAGCCCTCCTCAGTCACGCTATGGTGTTTCTTCAATGTCATGCGCCGaggctgaaagtgcatggagcccccatgtgtggttttggtaattaatgacaatccctatggactaatgtttgtattgagttatatttgtaggagttgtccataggcaattcttgaaccatatgttggcttcaaggttgcaataagaagaatttgatgaaggatatcaagtgtcaagtatgtcttgaagatgaagatgaagtgagccctcaagttacttcaagacatcaacatgatgaagaatgatgtgcaagttcaagatgagccaactcgaaaagttcataagcttgaagcttgccatccatatggtgatcatggatatgtgaatatgcgccgaagaagaagctctcccatggtggattatgggggagcaatccacatggtgatcatggttatgtgaagatgcgccgaagaagaagctctcccatggtggattatgggggagcaatccacaagacttcatcaagcaagcacaagcaagaaaggcgttccatcttgttgaggtcaagatcgtcgtcatcgagctcaagtggaatgcgcaagtataaggtttgctcttgataggatttctttctcaccggtctcatagtgtagttggagaccggtttatagtttagttgccgtactttcaagagggctctcgagtgagtaacacgatcgtatcattcggagagagctcaaacatttgcatccttgcatcatctttcttggttgttatttggatcttatccatgtgatgttttagagcttgtgcttattctcatgacaagctctagttcatcgaaaacggatttcgcatagatcacttgttgcgttttcgagtttggttcatcatcatatttcttggttgttatttggatcttatccatgtgatgttttagagcttgtgcttacttccatagcaagctctagttcatcgaaaacggattccgcatgaatcacttgttgcgttttcgatattggagtttttctcggtttctcgtattgagaggtttcactctaaaatacatagaaaaacctaccccacttgttcttaagccttTCACTCTTTGTGTGGTAGCacttgtcatcttctttacaacaaaattggtttcatctaaatccgagtttcctaactcaagttgttgcattttccatatttgaggttttaccggtttgctgttcatagataggtaaaacctttatccatttgtttctatcctaccttactggactatgatggttccatgcatgatcttgtagagctttttactagcttcgaaacaagcccaagatcatcaaaatcggagtccggatgcaaaagttattgaagttttcgtgaagcagttttttggccggaagttccggtgaccggaacttccgccctacttccggtgaacttccggaaatgacgaaTCTGCACGCAGAAACTATACTGTAAGCATTCCGGGGACGCCCgacttcacccggaagttggccggtacttccggggggcggaagttccgccccaaatgaccagaagttccggttttgacgagttttatgcataacgggcagatttctcttgccctatttaagggggtcttcttccccaaagtttcccaaccgtttgagctcgttttttcctccattgttgaccttctttgagcttgctatctccctctccctcccatgaatcttgcatctatttgagagatagatagaggagatctagatctacaccttcaccaatcaaatccctctctttgtgagggaaatccactagatctagatcttggagaaatttggtgttcctcctcctatttgttcttcctctcttattcccccaataacttttgtagctttgttggaatttgagagagaaggacttgagcatc
It includes:
- the LOC127292121 gene encoding zinc finger protein ZAT7 encodes the protein MVSSMNHYRDQAPLSLSLSLGAVAERKKKLRRAGAAGGAEGAAGGEFTCKTCGRSFPTFQALGGHRTSHLRGRHGLALALAGDHYSLKPKKTTSSDDQKPAAVHQCHVCGLTFEMGQALGGHMRRHREEAGVGVVAQAPPVLLQLFV